Part of the Candidatus Methylomirabilota bacterium genome, TGCTCGCCCAGCGCCGCCTGGCCCCGGGCCAGATGCAGCGCCGCGCGCCGCTTGGAGCCGGCCTCGGTCATGAGCAAGGTGCCCGAGGAGAAGTCGAACGCGGCGAGCGCGATCTTCCCGGGCGGCCGGGCGCCGGCGCTCCGCCAGTGAAGCCGGCCGGCGATCATGAGGTGGATGATCAGGAAGAGCTCGTCCTCGAGCTCGATGACGATGCGCTTGCCGAGGCGCCGGAGCCCGGCCACGGTGCGGCCGGCCGCGGCCGCCAGGGGCGGATCGACCGAGCGGAGGACGAAGGGGCTGAAGAGGCGCACCCGTTCGAGCCGAGCGCCGCGGATCCGGGAATCCAGGGCCTCGATGTAGACGGCGACGTCGGGCAGCTCGGGCATTAGAATGCTCCGATGGACGCCTACAAGGCTATCGTGAACAAGCGCGACCAGCGCGCCTTTCTTGCACGGCCCATTTCCGAGGACGCGCTGGAGCGCATTCTGCAATCCGGCCGCATGACGGGCAGCTCGAAGAACCGCGAGCCCAACCGCTTCGTCGTCGTGCGCGACCGCCAGCGCCTGGCCGCCATCGCCGCCCTCAGCGGCTTCGCCCGGTGGATGGCCGACGCTGCCGTCGCCATCGTCATCGCCCAGACCGAGCGGCACGACTTCGACGCCGGGCGGTGCGCCCAGAACATGATGCTGGCCGCCTGGAACGACGGCATCGGCTCCTGTCCCGCGCACGTGCCCGAGGCCGAGCTGGCGACGCTGCTCGGCATCCCGGCCGGCATCGCCGTCAACC contains:
- a CDS encoding nitroreductase family protein, coding for MDAYKAIVNKRDQRAFLARPISEDALERILQSGRMTGSSKNREPNRFVVVRDRQRLAAIAALSGFARWMADAAVAIVIAQTERHDFDAGRCAQNMMLAAWNDGIGSCPAHVPEAELATLLGIPAGIAVNRVIGFGYVDPERAAPPRAVGRRRRPLTELVRWGTW